The sequence below is a genomic window from Mercenaria mercenaria strain notata chromosome 14, MADL_Memer_1, whole genome shotgun sequence.
TCTTTGAAAGTGACAAATTTCAACAAGTTAATAATATGTCTGACATTGATATAACTGTAGAAGGTGTTTTGAAAATGCTCAAGGATCTAAATCCAAACAAGGCGTCTGGTCCGGATCAGCTGTCGCCAAGATTACTTAAAGAACTTTCTCTCGAAACAGCTCCTTTTCTTACTAAAGTCTTCCAGAACTCACTGAGAACTGGTATAGTTTCAGAGGACTGGAAAACTGCTATTGTTGCACCTGTATACAAAAAAGAGTCCTAAATATAAAGCCAGCAACTATCGACCAATTTCTTTGACTTGCATAGCTTCCAAACTAATGGAGCATATCATGGTCTCAAACATCATGCGCCATCTCGACAataacaatcttctcacacctttccaacatggcttccgttctaaacatagctgtgagactcAACTTTTATCCTTCACACAGgaaatttttgacaatctccaatctggaaaacaaacagatctcattgcaatggatttctcgaaagcttcGATAAGGTCGATTATAAACTTCTTCTCTATAAActtatgaaacttggtgtcaACAAAACATCTTTATCCTGGATTCAGTCTTTCCTTAGTAATCGTTCTCAATCTGTAatagttgaaggctcacactctgattctttaccagttctttcaggggttccccaaggttcagtgttgggtccttgtctcttcctttgcttcatcaatgaccttcccgactctgttaaaagtagaatacgcttatttgctgatgacaccatcATATACCTCACTATCGACTCATTAGTAGACTCCTATaaacttcaagatgatttgacaaaattagaagaattgGAACGTAAATGGTCTATGGAATTTAATCCTGATAAATGACAAATCATAAGAAtctctaaaaaaagaaaaaatatcatctttccatataaattacataatcaagaactaaaaatctcagaaaatgctaaatatcttgggattactattagtgatgactttagTTGGAATAAACATGTTGAATTTACATCTTCAAAAACTAGTAACAtcctcagatttataaaaagaaatgtacaatgtaataaccgtaatatcaaaaGAACTGCCTACGAACCATACGTTCGCCCTCAactagaatactgtaacaccatatggcatccatggcagaaaaccttaacatatgaaatagaaaaggtacaaagagctgcagccagatatgttatgaatgactactcataccaaagcagcgtaacatcaatgcttgaaactcttaaatggcagacattagaacaaagaagaatacatgtatctttaattatgttgtataaaatatcacacaacctcgtctctgtagatcataaccacctgacaacctctagaaatttaaactttatcattccatcttcatATGAATTCCTTCTTTCCCTGCGCAATCAGATACAGGAACGCCTTACCTTATAACATaaaggacagtgtgaaccttcagtgcttcacatctgacctagattcgtatatgtactaatgtcagcatcctgtttttatttttaacaagctgtatatattactgctctcactcttttaacaacatgaatagcatgtatcatgtaacatagcaacatgcttttaacaactgccccgacctcccagttatgatcagagattgattgttgggagtatgtccgtagatgtagatgggtctaaaactaggttaccaggtcaaatcaaaagaaaagcttgttaacactctagaggtcacaattttggcccaatcttaatgaaacttggtcagaatgttatcctcaataaaatcttagacgagtttgatactgggtcatctcaaatcaaaaactaggtcaccagttcaaatcaaaggaaaagcttgttaacactctagaggtcacaattttagttcaatcttaatgaaacttggtcagaatgttaccctgaataaaatctttgatgagtttgatattgagttatctgggtttaaaaactaggtcaccaagttaaatcaaaggaaaagcttgttaacactatagagatcacatttataaatttatcttcatgaaacgtggtcagaatgttaatcttgttgctTTTAAAGTtcggtttgaatctgggttatgtagagTTAAAAACTAAgccaccaggttaaatcaaaggaaaagctagataacaccctagaggccacatttatgaccatatcttaatgaaactttgtcagaatgttaatcttgatgatctcaaggtccagttaatatctgggtcaggtggggttaaaactaggtcaccaggttaaatcaaaggaaaagattgttaacactctaaaggtcacaattttggcccaatctgaatgaaacttggtcagaatgttacccttgatattgggttatctggggtcaaaaactaggtcaccaggtcagatcaagggcaaagcttgttaacactgtagtggccacatttatgatcatattttaatgaaacttcgtcagaatgttaatcttgatgatctgtaggtcaagttcaaatctaggttaggtgggttcaaaaactaggttactaggtctgatcaaagtaaaagcttattaacactctagaggccacatttatgactgtatcttcatgaaacttaatcagaaggttaaacttgatgatctttaggtcaagtttgaatctgggtcatttggggtcaaaaactaggtcaccgggtcaaatcaaaggaaaagctagtaaacactttagaggctacatttatgaccatatcttaatgaaacttggtcagaatgttgatcttgatgatctttaggtcaataggtcaggtgagcgatacagggccttcatggccctcttgtttattaaatgtAGAAAGTACAGAAAGcatatacatttttggaaaggcCTTTTAAATCTCCCAACAGATAAATAATCATTCCTGTGTGGTTTAGATaagcctcgatagcctagtggtacacCACGGGAGGTGGTGGGTTCGATGCACTGTCGCGTTATACCAGAGGCGTGAAATATGGTGCCAGTAGTTCCCTTGCTTGGTTCTCGGCATTTAAAAGGAAAACtcgcttctcttctctcatactctcGTTGCGATTGATTCCATCGGGAGTCGAAAGTGTCGAGAGTGattgatataagttgtagaacttgcttcacaatttTATGGAAGAGCGgagcgccatgctaattgccaaatgctaaatgacaaatagtaAATGCAAAATGCTATGTGCCGAATGCTGAGTGTCAAATATTGACTGTAAAACGGTAATTGCCAAACGATGAATGCTAATTGTTTATTGAAAAATGCTTAGTGTTAAGTGTTTATTAAAAAGAACTTAATATATGAATGTATGAATGCATCCTTCAAATTGTCATTGGCCTTTGTTACATATTAACTTttgtctttatcaaaaacttttttctaaatattttaagtgaaacagCTTCGGTCCAATGTTCTAACTGCCGGTAGAACATGTTATTGATTTAAGTCAGACTGGTAGAAtattatttatcttaaataattaaagttacattcattaggtTAAGAGATCAAAATCATATACTCGTGAAATTAAAGAATTTAATGATAAGCGTTTAGCATTAGCTATTTTACATTTGACTTTTAGCACAAAGTATATGGCATAAAGCATTAAGTAGTTAAGTAATTGACATTTAGTATTTCATaactggcatttagcattaactaAATGTCTTTTAGCTTTaaatatttggcatttagcatggcgcaccggccttccataacaGACTTatagacactaaataggaaaacgGCGcggagctattttccttattttctttgccttttttgctgaaatcacataacagatctcTGCTTGAAATTTACCGCCTTTTACGAGTTTTACTGTTGTCTGACTCAGTCTAGGAATTATGGAATTCAGTCAATTCACTGGCAGCTTATATTCCGTATTAGCTCAACTACACACTGTAAAACTTATTATTAGATGACATATTGGGTTGATTTTGATGACATATGACGAAATTCTTTCAATCTGTAAATACTGACTAGAATACAGTAGAACATAAGGCTTTGAAaattttagcaaataaaatttcataaacctttttattacatCGGTATTTTCAGTTTCCGTATACATATTACAATAAGTGCTGAGATGTAGATGTTAATCCTTGTTAAAGTGCAAACTTCCTAGCGGAAGTGTAAATCATTTCTGCGGTTATTTATAATATGTtatatattcttttccattgaaaattattactttcatattGTATGACCAACATCCGATAAAAGTTACGACAATGCTGATTGCTGTTTTGACAAGGTAACGTTCCTTAGATGAGGTCACATTTGTTCCATCTGGTGAACAGAATCACCTAAAAGCTGACGTTAAcattaaaatacagcaaaatgCGTGCAATTTATAACATAAActtgataacaaattaaaagaaaatataatgtaaatttaagaaatatttttccgGAGTTCATGCGAACTggacgacagaataggatcggcaaattaaacatgactGATTCGCTAGCGCGatgatcctattctgtcattcctTTCGTGTGAACttcgaaaaaaatcatttctttagtGTCATCGCGTTAAAAAGTTGGGCGTTATTTTCAAGTAtacttttgactttttttaatttaattcatttaagaaatgaaattattttttctgtgtCCATgtaaaatgaacgacagaataggatcggcaaatccacgAATCGCGctatgaacgacagaataggattggcaaatccatgaatcgcgccagcgattcatgtttaatttgccgatcctattctgtcgttcatttcgcatgaacaccgaaaaaaaatgtttcgtttcttatatttacattataattcctttccatttgtaaactatataatattataaattgcatataatttgtagcatttaacattaaaatcagcttcccggccattctttTCACCAAACGGAATAAcagcgacgtcatctaaggaacgttttccctgactatacgcggacgtcgtcaaaacagcggtctgTTATCACTTAGCAGCGGTGAcataactttcgcgcctttccttttgctgttcatacgaaatgaacgtcaaaagtttcaatggaataGAATaggatgaatgtaaatatatgataTTAATCAGAGCCGATGTGTATGTAGTGAAACATTACAAGCTTTGAATCAAGCAAAATCTCGCAGGCGTGCTTTCTGGTCTAAAGTCGCATAATATCTCCGCTGCAAAACTCGTAGATATCTCtcgatataaaataaattacctACAATTATCACTGGTTTATTTCATGAAAGAGAAATAATATAAGATTCGTTCACTGGTGGTAgctgcagatggaaatatccggtcCGCGGGTAACTATTTTGGCGTTAACGAGGATCTGCCGAGTTAACGAGTGAGCAGTTACCCGAGAGACGTTGCAGTTGTTCCGTCTACGTCACCAGCACCAGCTTGACGTCGTTTCAAGTATTGAAGGCGTTGCTCGAATTGACCTTGTCTGCAATAggcaaagaacaaaaaaaaatatttaaaatctatatttcaGCAGAAAAATAGCTACCGTGATGAAAAGAATCTTATGTCTGTGTATTTCCGCATTGAAGTTTATAAACTCGTTGAATAGCaatgatacatgtacaatgtCAGGACAGTCTAACATTTTacctcgtttaataaattcaatttttaaaagaCAATCGTGTATTAACATCTTAAATGATGATTCATTTCATCTTTTAGCTTATTCAGATGCATACATTAAACAATGGAGAACTGACGAAATAGACCAAGCATTGATGGATTCAGCGAAAGAGAAGTTCAAGAAAAAGGCACTCGTAATCACCGGACCTAAGGGAAGTGGGAAGACCAATTTTGCTGTGAATCTTGTGTCCACTTGTTATGAGGAGAATCAATGTGTAGTTCTTACAGAAACAAGTGAATGGAAACACGTGATCCTCGGTGAAGTCAGCGTAATAATTATTGACGAATTTGCAGGCAAATTCAAATATAACGCATCCACGACTGAAGGATGGCTAAATAAGTTTGACTTGATCTATGCTGCTGTGGTCCAAGGAAAAGTCAATGTGATAGTAACTTGTGAAACAACCCGTTTTAAGAAGGTATTAAAGACTTATTCTGGACATGCTCTGCTGAACCACAGAATCCAGATGCCAGGTAGAGGTACTGGAAACATTACAGTTAAGGAGGAACCCCTATCTCCATTTTCTGATTCATCAGATACTCCCGAAATGGGTAAGTAATATAAATTTTTCtccattttgtcaaatttttgcAAAAGAAAACTGTGCACTGAAAATTAAAAGTAGTTCTCCAATTCATCTTGTTTAACGTTTCGTATACGGTAACTAACAAATGAAAGTGATTATTAAATTTTGTATCGTAAACTGTATACCTAAAATGTGAAAACTATTAGCTAACCTGTCACATGTGCACGATAGGTGACCAGTTTGTTTTGTAcctttaaacagtatttttctaTTAGATATTTATCTTATTATGCGATGCCAAATCGATTTGTAGTTCTTCGGAATGACCTCCTCAAAAATTTcatctttgagaaaaaaaataaagttcgctcgttgttacagaaaaaaaatgtgaacaaacTGCCGAGCAAGAACAGCCAAATGATGAAGTAAACGGAATTCAAACacaatacttttaaatttaaatgtgtcCATCTGTCCATGTCAGTTCCATTCAGTTTTCTATTTCAGATGAAGCAGTTGTCACTTATTCAAGGGAAGATAAAAGGTAACTGAAGATAACATTATCATCTAGATATGTTTTTATAGAATATGATAGTAACATAAACGGCGTGCACCAGCTCCGTTCATAAACTAATATATTTCGATTTATTTGTGGTTGAGTCCATTCAATAACAGtttaacagaattccgcttaaaccgaTGCTAGGGGGTTTGAGTGTTGTTGCACATACcattaactctcatgaacagCTCAGTCAAACCAAGCCTGCTATTATATtactttgttgcattctatgcttctaaggGAGATTTATAAATGATAGACTTTATTTACAACTCGAGAGATAACGAGGTATGATAATTTATTCATCATCTATCCgcatcatatttatcataaatgcaAAGTGGCATTATTATATTTtcgttctttttttcttcttctcattTTACATAAGTGTGAGTCTCAGATTGTTCTTTCTGTACATATGTAGAGCTAGCTAATAAACACTCAAAATCACCATGTCTGTACAATAGATAGGATagtatgttaattattttctttGGTGTTTGTGTTATCTGACAACGGAAGGTAAGTGCATGAAAGACATTGTCTCCCGCTGCAATGCGTTTTAGCGCTCTAATGGTTTAACATTATTTGACTGgatgtcaaaatgttaaaattaattgTCTTGAAATTTATTTAGAGGGGATAATGGTTTTAGTTGGAAtcaatatgttattttaaataatcgTGTCACAGTGGATAGTATGCAGGTACATTGTACAAGAATTTTGTAGATGCGAAAGTTAGATAATGCTTATCTTTACCTTTTGGGCTAAGGGATAACTGGCTCAAGGATTTGAGATGtgtgttaaaactttaaatgtgtCAGTGTCATTTTTCAACATGACCAGTGACAAGGTCCCCTTTCAGAGACTCGTCTACAAGCATAGATAATATTATGTAATTTGAGCTctattttgtattgttttattatcagGTATAGTGTTTTACTTATAGGCATGAAAACTTACTTTTATCTGACTTCAGTTGTGTAATTATCTCTACATGCAGAATGCGGTTATAAGATACACGTGACTGTCATTATATTTCTTCTGCATAATTCCAGTTCTGTATTGATATCAAGTTTGAAAAGTGAGTACAAGTAAGAATAGATACTGGTGAAATGCGTAGTAAATCAAACTAAATGTAACATTGTTTCACTATTTCAGAGAGGCTCCAGGgcgaaatgtaaaagaaaacttGCCCGAATATAGGTCAATCAGAGACATAAACATTGATATAGCTCTGTTTGACTATTGTGAAATGCCAGATGGGACGGTTGTCTGCATTGGATACTCTAGAGccgatgttttaaaagaatatataacaAAGCTTAATTTGAGAAATTGTACGATGGAGGGACCTTTTAAACTCGATTATCAGTTAAATTGTATATCCTTTCCCGAAGGACAGGAGATTATTATCTTCACGCAGGAAAAAAACAAGATGCAGCATGCGACCGTTAATGACTCGGGCATAGAACTTGGAGAAATTAAAAACATACCGGTTAATCAAGGCTGGAAGAAGGTGCGCGTACATGGAGGGAAATACATTATATGCACGAATGTGTCTGTTTGTATTTATGACCAGACCTGGAAACGTATTCGTGAAATTACGCACGATCGCGATAATAATCCTTTATTTTATGACACCTTACCCTCTAGTGAAAGCAAACAAAGTAAAAACAGACATATTACAGATATTACAACAGGGGAAGAACTTTTCTTTGTCAGCTCAAGGGTGAAAATTGTGGTTTGTAATTATGATGGAGATGTAACGCGGGTATTTCGAGCTGAAGCAAAAGGCATTGCCGTTTATAGCGAGCAACTGCTACTCACATGGTCAGATCACATAGTTTCAGTCTATTCCGTTACAGgagtatttaaaaaaatgctgCTTCATGAAAACCACATGAGtagtttgttttattcaaaaaagaataaaatgttgTTCCTTAGAAAATTCGATAATGAAAAAATAGTTTGTATTGAAGATAGCTCTACTTGAAATTGACATGATTTATAAATGGCAAAAAATGTGATATCCTAACTAATTACAAAATCACTTTCCACCACAAGAAGTTATGATATTCGTACATATATATTTACTACCGATAAAATTTAAGCAATTAAACTATTAAATTTGAATGAGAGATTTATTCTGACGCACCTTGGGTTCATATTCATCAACGTTTaaagtatatattattattattataatagagTTACACCTTTCATTTTGCACGAGTGATTGTTATATAAGTATAAACTACGAGGTCTTAAGTATGCAGCTATAGGTTGCTCAGAAAAGTTTTATGGTACGAATATGCTAAGCTATAACAATAAGTGCATGTTGAATGTTTCCGAGTTTCATTCTTTGAACGTTGATGCATGCGTGTCTAGTTGTCAGAAGTGTCTTAAATTTTTTTACCTTGGCGAAATCCATCTCCGAAGTTGTGTTATTGCAATagtaataaatacaaatattttttctggCGAGTATATCCTAATTTTATTCCCGAGTTAAGAAGATATGAGTATAAACAGCAGTTTGTGAAACTGGTATACGCATTCAAtatttggtagaaaaaaaaaatcactaggTACCTGAAAACCAGTACAGCAGACATAAAATGtctattttcaattttctattttcaatGTGTACCAGTAtaagaatattttacttgttcaAATCGTGCATTTCAGATTTTCATTTTTGCAGAGCCTGTCTTTTGttttgtatcaaaacattacTTTTGAAAAGACGATACTTTTATAAGCTTTTGTC
It includes:
- the LOC123526276 gene encoding uncharacterized protein LOC123526276, yielding MPRCVEIKKLDDWRHVDPEETDLVIYCEPFHDRVVIDDPRSRRELCDTFQSMQDSAKMPDKESRVDVVIVSEHSMVEAWKEHNDMQLFEDVVELYRPTAEETPLDVEKRYKSCKRRGAGDVLGNMLAYSDAYIKQWRTDEIDQALMDSAKEKFKKKALVITGPKGSGKTNFAVNLVSTCYEENQCVVLTETSEWKHVILGEVSVIIIDEFAGKFKYNASTTEGWLNKFDLIYAAVVQGKVNVIVTCETTRFKKVLKTYSGHALLNHRIQMPGRGTGNITVKEEPLSPFSDSSDTPEMDEAVVTYSREDKREAPGRNVKENLPEYRSIRDINIDIALFDYCEMPDGTVVCIGYSRADVLKEYITKLNLRNCTMEGPFKLDYQLNCISFPEGQEIIIFTQEKNKMQHATVNDSGIELGEIKNIPVNQGWKKVRVHGGKYIICTNVSVCIYDQTWKRIREITHDRDNNPLFYDTLPSSESKQSKNRHITDITTGEELFFVSSRVKIVVCNYDGDVTRVFRAEAKGIAVYSEQLLLTWSDHIVSVYSVTGVFKKMLLHENHMSSLFYSKKNKMLFLRKFDNEKIVCIEDSST